Sequence from the Flavobacterium sp. J372 genome:
AGGGAATACAATTTACGTCCTTCCACCCTATATAATTAGTGAGCAGGAATTAACATATATTTATGAAGTGGTGGAAGAGGCACTTGAAAAAATAATGTAAATTAGTTTCTGTTAATACGTTACTAATGATACACCCTGATACCGAGGTCCGATTTATAAACGATGTTGTGGGCTATGGCGTGGTTGCCAAAAAATTTATCCCGAAAGGCACCATAACCTGGGTACAGGACGATCTTGACAGAATCTTTACCGAAGCAGATATTGAGAAGCTCAATCCAAATGTGCGTACGTATCTCGAAACCTACTGCTTTACCAACAGCAAAGGCGAGAGCGTGCTGTGCTGGGACCATGCCCGGCAGGTAAACCACAGTTTTAACCCAAGCTGTATGAGTACGGCTTATGATTTTGAAATTGCCATCCGCGATATACAACCGGGCGAGCAGCTTACTGATGACTATGGCTACCTTAACGTGAGCGACCCTTTTGAAGCAGAAGATGAGGGTACAGACCGTAAAGTGGTTTACCCTGATGATATTTTGAAATATCACGAAATGTGGGATGACCTGATTAAGCAGAACCTGCAAAATATTGCTGCCGTAAGCCAGCCCCTTCAAAAATTCATAACCGAGAAAACCTGGAATGAATTCAGCAGAGTGATAAGGGGAGAGAGTGAGCTCCGCTCTATCAAAAGTTGCTATTTCAACCGTGAAAAAGTAAACCGCTGATTGCGGTTTTTTTATTGCTATTTTTGCAGGAAATGCGCTAAACCGTGGCTAAAACCATATCTATACTTTCTGTTTCAACATTATCATCACTCGGGGCTGATGGTACTGCTGTCTGGCAAAGCTATCTCAACCCTGAAACAAATATACATGATATGGAGATGGGGGGGGCAGGCCGTTTCTGTGGCTGCATTATCTGAAAATCTAAAGCATGAAGTTGAAGCTTTAAAACACTCTGAGCATAAATATATCCATCTTGATGATTCTGTACTGTATGCTATCCTAGCTTCACGGAAAGCTATTGAGCAAGCAGGCTGGGGAAATGATTCAACATTCGGGATTAATATAGGCTCATCACGCGGCGCGACAGGCCTCTTTGAAAACAATCATAGCGAGTTTATTTCAACCGGTAAAACCAACGTACATACTTCACCTGCTACAACTTTAGGCAATATATCATCATGGGTGGCGCACGACCTTAATAGCTCAGGCCCGGACATCTCACATAGCATTACGTGCTCAACATCGCTACACGCCATTTTAAACGGTATTGCATGGCTTAATGCAGGCATGGCAGATAAATTCCTTGCCGGGGGCAGCGAGGCGCCACTCACGCCCTTCACCATCGCACAAATGAAGGCCATGAAAATTTATTCTTCAGGAGGAGATGAATATCCTAACAGGGCAGGCGACTTATCCAAAACAAAAAACACACTAGTGCTTGGTGAAGGCGCAGGTATTACATGCATTGAAGTGGGTAAGGCTGAAAATGCACTGGCGTACATCAGCGGATACGGGTATGCCACCGAATTACTCTCGCACGGCGTATCTCTTTCTGCAGAAGCGGAATGCTTGCAAAAGTCAATGAAGATGGCAATTGGAGATACACCGTTACATGAAATTGATGCTATTGTTATGCACGCACCCGGGACGATTAAAGGCGATAACGCCGAGTTTACAGCTATCCAAAAAATCTTTGGAGCCAATCTTCCGCAGTTAACCACAAACAAATGGAAAACCGGGCACACTTTCGGCACATCGGGAATCTTATCCGTAGAGCTTGGTGTGCTTATGCTACAGCACCAGACTTTTATTGGCCTGCCCTTTTCAGGTGAGCCTCACACAAAGCCTGCATCACTGAAAAAGATTTTGGTAAACGCAGTCGGATTTGGTGGTAACGCGGTATCATTGTTGATTACAAAATAAGAAAAGCCCCAGAGCGTGCTCCGGGGCCTTTCAACCAATAATCAAATCACCAACTTATCTTTATTGTTTTATAATTACTTTTTTAGTTACAGCCTGTCCGTTATCAGTTGTAGCTTTTACAATCACAACCTGGTTTGAAATGTTAAGATTTGTTGTTGTAAATTCTGTCGCGTTCACATTTTTGCTGTAAGAGATCACTTTACCAAGAAGGTCATACACTACAACTTCAGTTAAAGCTACGGGAGACGTTATTGCAACCTGCTTATCTTTTTGGTAAACTATCACGTCTTGTGGAGTAACTGCAGGAGTGTCAGTTCCAAGAGCGCCATCAGCAGCATACCTAAGCTCAAAACGCTCGTTGAAAGTTCCAATCTCGCTGGTAAAAGTGTAAGCTCCGTTAGTAAGGTTGTGTAGCGTACCTGTCACATTATCCTTAAGGAACACTTGCTGGCCGTCAATAAATATACCATCAGCATGGTCTATCGCGAATGTAAATGTACCGGTAGCATTTGTCTTAAATCCAAGCGGAGCAATATCTGTGTTTACAAATTCAGCACGGCCTTGTATTGCAAGCAGGTCTGTACCTACCACACTGTAAAGATTTACACCACCATCAACCAGAGAACGCCCGTCAATACCATTGTCTATTCCGTTTGTAGCGTCTGCAGTATAGCCTACCACTGTCTGGCTGAAGGCACCTGTTTCATTGCTTACGTTTATCCACATTCTTGAAGCCTGTGCAGGTTCTGAGCTTTCTTCAGCGCCCTGTACATTTCTGAAGAACTGGTTAGAGCTGTTTGCCTTACGCATTTTGTTTGTAAATACTATATTTCCTGCATTCTTAGCTTTTACTATAAAGCCTTGTCCTGTGTTCATGATTCCGTTAGGGTCAACCGCAAAGTCATTTTCTCCGCCCGGCGCTGCATTTGCCACATAAGCAAACTTGGTAAGTGTTGTGTAGCTTGACTTTGTAGGGTCATTTGTTTTTCTCCAGAACCATAGCGTGCCTTCAATATTGTTGATGTTTGCATCAATAAATTCACTCACGTTTATTGGCGACGGGTAAGGGTTACCAACAGCATTGTATGATTTAGAATCGTTTTCATACACCAGCGGGAATGTTACCGTACCGTTTGTTGGTGTGCCTGTAAACACACCATTAAATACTGTTGCAACAGTTGTAGGGTGGTTATCAGGGGTGCGTATAAGGTAGCCTTTTGCCTTTTCAAAAGTTGTTGTAGCCGGAGGTACGCTTATGTAAGTATTAGTTAGAACATTATAAGTATAAAAACGGTTTGTAAGCGTTAGCGGCGAGAACTGAAGCAGTGTCTGTGTTCCTGTTACCGGCGATGACCAAAGTGTATAGTCAAGTTTCTTAAGCTTAGAGCTGTTACGCTTTACAGTGATGTTTCCGCTGTTAGCTATAGTGTTTACCTGTAGCAGGTCACTATTGTTCTCCATTACAAGTACACCCCCTTGCTCTACTGTGATTTTATTTATCACGAACAGGTTTTTAGCGCATGGCATTGTCATAGAGCCTGTAGCGGTTACTGTAAGTGAGCATGCATATATATCATTTGCCGGAGTAAATGTTCCGTTTATGATTACTGCTTTAGTGTCATCAGGATAGCCATTGCTCCATGTACCGTCAGCGTTGTATGTAGTGCTATTTGCACAATCGGTATTTCCAAATTCATCAGCACCTACATCCGGAGTTGTTATATTCCTTACATCACCGTCAATGTCATTAGCAATGTTTAGTGCCTGGCCGGTGTTGCTTATTGCGAAGTTAACAGCGTTGAACTGTGCAATGTGTGAATCAGTTGCAGATACGAACACAGGGTTTATAGTTGTAGAGTTTCCGTCTTTGCCGGTAGCAGTTTTCCATTGTGCAAAAGTCTTCATGTTTGCAGTAGTGTAGAAAGAGCCGATGCTTCCCATCACGTCTATACTATTGTAGTTGTTATTATTAAGCTGGGCAAATGTATTCTGCCCGGCTGTTGCAACATATATGGCAAACCTGCGTGAATTTTGTGGCTGCCTGTTTACAAAGATGTTGTTCCGTACGTCGATGTTAGTAACATTGTTTTCGATGAAAAGCGCAGCAGATATACCGGCGTCAGCAATTTGGCTTTTTGTAAGCCTTACTGTATTGTGGTACAGTTTATAACCGCTTCCGCTGAAGATACCGATACCGAAACCATTCTGGTTTTCGCCGCCGTTACCCGGGCCAACTACATCAAGTACAAAGTTGTTTACAACAGTTATGTTTGTGTTTGATGCTGTAGATGAAAGGTTGATACCTGCTATGCCCACACCGTTTGCTACAGTCTTTTCAACTTTAGAGATATCATTGGCAGAGATAGTCCCGTTAGTTGAATTTCCTGCTATCTGGATGCCTGCGAAGGCAAGCGCACCACTGTTGTGTGTACGGTATATGTTTGATATGATGTTTTTGTTTACGGTAAATCCGTTAAGGTTTGAAAGATAAATGGCAGTAATCATACGGTCAGCTATCGTGCTGCCGCCAAAGTCGCTCTTCTCAATAATCACGTTTTGAAGCGCAGACGAAGTGGCGTTGTTGTCAAGGATGTACACACCTTCTTTCACGTTAAGGAAATCAATGTTTGATATAGTAAGATTTTTAAGTTTTGAAGCTGCTGCTCCCACAGTCAATCCGCTGCCCGCAGCGCTATCAGCGCCTGCATATACACCCATCGCCTGGAAGCTGTCGCCATTCACGTAACTCTGCTGGATGAAGGTATTTTTAATGGTTACATTTTCAGGAGCGTTTGTAGCTGAAGGGCTTACCAACCATATCACCGAGCGGCTAGCGTTATTAAGCTGGCTGTTATTATCTATCGTCAGGTCACGTGTTGTGCCGTTTGCCGCATTGCTTCCGTCTATGATGATGTTATCGGCGCCGTTAATCTTGAATACTGCCGGTACAGGCACCGTTCCGTTTGCGTTGTAAGCATCAATGCGTGCTGTTACGCCATTATTAGGCTTGAAGGTTACTGTGTTGGTTGCGCTGGTACCTGCAAATTGGTTGATAGTGATAGGGAATACTTCACCAAGTGTATTATTGTAGTCAGAATCATTCAGAAGGAATTTTACAGGGCCCTGTACACCAAGTGCATTAAGTGCAGCAACGGCTTCAGTAATGGTCTTATAACTGTTGTTCAGGCTTTGGCCTATGGTATACGTGCCTGATAACGGCTGTGGTGCAGTTACCGTACCCACAATTGTCGGTGGTATATGCCCGCCGTTTGAATGCAATATCCTCCATGTATTACCTCCTACCTTA
This genomic interval carries:
- a CDS encoding SET domain-containing protein; amino-acid sequence: MIHPDTEVRFINDVVGYGVVAKKFIPKGTITWVQDDLDRIFTEADIEKLNPNVRTYLETYCFTNSKGESVLCWDHARQVNHSFNPSCMSTAYDFEIAIRDIQPGEQLTDDYGYLNVSDPFEAEDEGTDRKVVYPDDILKYHEMWDDLIKQNLQNIAAVSQPLQKFITEKTWNEFSRVIRGESELRSIKSCYFNREKVNR
- a CDS encoding T9SS sorting signal type C domain-containing protein — its product is MKKLLLLLTVFLPTLVIAQTDLARWDGIVNWQPSTVPTFLANYVAADNITASTNVNLDTNWNGFETSNWGGANDAVNYTKYYQMSVRPTSGASMTVTKIRFKYQGEYRKFEVRYAKNAEFTGSVSLGTTNPAQFYNTPTQRDLNVNIPVLAGERLYIRIYVFDKVGGNTWRILHSNGGHIPPTIVGTVTAPQPLSGTYTIGQSLNNSYKTITEAVAALNALGVQGPVKFLLNDSDYNNTLGEVFPITINQFAGTSATNTVTFKPNNGVTARIDAYNANGTVPVPAVFKINGADNIIIDGSNAANGTTRDLTIDNNSQLNNASRSVIWLVSPSATNAPENVTIKNTFIQQSYVNGDSFQAMGVYAGADSAAGSGLTVGAAASKLKNLTISNIDFLNVKEGVYILDNNATSSALQNVIIEKSDFGGSTIADRMITAIYLSNLNGFTVNKNIISNIYRTHNSGALAFAGIQIAGNSTNGTISANDISKVEKTVANGVGIAGINLSSTASNTNITVVNNFVLDVVGPGNGGENQNGFGIGIFSGSGYKLYHNTVRLTKSQIADAGISAALFIENNVTNIDVRNNIFVNRQPQNSRRFAIYVATAGQNTFAQLNNNNYNSIDVMGSIGSFYTTANMKTFAQWKTATGKDGNSTTINPVFVSATDSHIAQFNAVNFAISNTGQALNIANDIDGDVRNITTPDVGADEFGNTDCANSTTYNADGTWSNGYPDDTKAVIINGTFTPANDIYACSLTVTATGSMTMPCAKNLFVINKITVEQGGVLVMENNSDLLQVNTIANSGNITVKRNSSKLKKLDYTLWSSPVTGTQTLLQFSPLTLTNRFYTYNVLTNTYISVPPATTTFEKAKGYLIRTPDNHPTTVATVFNGVFTGTPTNGTVTFPLVYENDSKSYNAVGNPYPSPINVSEFIDANINNIEGTLWFWRKTNDPTKSSYTTLTKFAYVANAAPGGENDFAVDPNGIMNTGQGFIVKAKNAGNIVFTNKMRKANSSNQFFRNVQGAEESSEPAQASRMWINVSNETGAFSQTVVGYTADATNGIDNGIDGRSLVDGGVNLYSVVGTDLLAIQGRAEFVNTDIAPLGFKTNATGTFTFAIDHADGIFIDGQQVFLKDNVTGTLHNLTNGAYTFTSEIGTFNERFELRYAADGALGTDTPAVTPQDVIVYQKDKQVAITSPVALTEVVVYDLLGKVISYSKNVNATEFTTTNLNISNQVVIVKATTDNGQAVTKKVIIKQ
- a CDS encoding beta-ketoacyl synthase N-terminal-like domain-containing protein translates to MVLLSGKAISTLKQIYMIWRWGGQAVSVAALSENLKHEVEALKHSEHKYIHLDDSVLYAILASRKAIEQAGWGNDSTFGINIGSSRGATGLFENNHSEFISTGKTNVHTSPATTLGNISSWVAHDLNSSGPDISHSITCSTSLHAILNGIAWLNAGMADKFLAGGSEAPLTPFTIAQMKAMKIYSSGGDEYPNRAGDLSKTKNTLVLGEGAGITCIEVGKAENALAYISGYGYATELLSHGVSLSAEAECLQKSMKMAIGDTPLHEIDAIVMHAPGTIKGDNAEFTAIQKIFGANLPQLTTNKWKTGHTFGTSGILSVELGVLMLQHQTFIGLPFSGEPHTKPASLKKILVNAVGFGGNAVSLLITK